A single window of uncultured Pseudodesulfovibrio sp. DNA harbors:
- a CDS encoding NeuD/PglB/VioB family sugar acetyltransferase — MKILIIGNGGHARMVASVLAAMEGVQPLGYVTKESKAGVLGPLDLPILGDDDCVSSVDHDGVIVAVGDNHIRQRLFDRLIADGENLVNAVHPSAIIAPDVILGGGCVVCPGVILNTGAVIGDNVILNTGCVVEHECLIDSHVHVAPGAKLAGGVVVNKKAFVGLGACIIQCLTIGTDSVVGAGAVVVEDVLSASTVMGIPAKSKKDV; from the coding sequence ATGAAGATATTGATTATTGGTAACGGTGGACATGCCCGGATGGTCGCGTCTGTTTTGGCAGCCATGGAAGGCGTGCAGCCATTAGGATATGTGACCAAGGAGAGCAAGGCTGGAGTTCTTGGTCCTTTGGATTTGCCTATATTAGGTGACGATGATTGCGTGTCCTCTGTGGATCATGATGGCGTGATTGTGGCTGTGGGAGATAATCATATTCGGCAACGCCTTTTTGATCGATTGATCGCCGACGGTGAAAACTTGGTGAATGCAGTGCATCCCAGTGCAATAATAGCTCCTGACGTAATTCTTGGGGGTGGTTGTGTTGTTTGTCCCGGTGTTATTTTGAATACAGGCGCAGTTATTGGGGACAACGTTATTCTCAATACCGGCTGCGTTGTAGAGCACGAATGCTTAATTGATTCGCATGTCCATGTGGCACCCGGCGCGAAATTGGCTGGAGGTGTGGTCGTCAACAAGAAGGCTTTTGTTGGGCTCGGGGCGTGTATTATTCAATGTCTTACGATTGGAACGGACAGCGTTGTTGGTGCCGGGGCTGTTGTTGTTGAGGACGTTCTTTCGGCCTCGACTGTCATGGGAATCCCGGCAAAATCAAAAAAAGACGTATAA
- a CDS encoding ACP S-malonyltransferase encodes MTKIGVLFPGQGSQEKGMGRDVAESDNAALDLWKLAENESGLPLREIYWDGEAADMADTRALQPALTVVNLSLWLTVKNKLTPAATAGHSLGEFASLGAAGILSMQDCIKAVTLRGRLMAESGGAGHGMAAVVKLQQDIVEEIVDKAAKTTGKELRIANYNTPAQFVISGEKEALDAAEALVKEAKGRAIRLAVSGAFHSPLIQEAADEFSTFLGTLSWSAPAFPVHHNATALPQPDPEQILTTMQSQMTSSVLWIQTMQAMWVTGIREFVEVGPKGVLFKMLKANLGSMEEKWSGRNIGNLEQAEEL; translated from the coding sequence ATGACCAAGATTGGCGTACTCTTTCCGGGACAAGGTTCCCAAGAAAAAGGAATGGGACGGGACGTTGCCGAAAGCGACAACGCGGCTCTGGACCTTTGGAAACTGGCTGAAAATGAATCAGGCCTGCCCCTTCGCGAAATATACTGGGATGGCGAGGCCGCAGACATGGCCGACACACGGGCTTTGCAACCTGCGTTAACCGTGGTCAATCTATCCTTATGGTTAACAGTAAAGAACAAGCTGACTCCCGCAGCAACAGCAGGACACAGTCTGGGCGAATTCGCATCTCTTGGCGCTGCAGGCATCCTGAGCATGCAAGACTGCATCAAGGCTGTCACCCTGCGTGGTCGGCTCATGGCCGAATCCGGTGGCGCAGGCCATGGCATGGCCGCTGTGGTCAAGCTCCAACAGGACATCGTGGAAGAGATTGTCGACAAGGCGGCTAAAACCACAGGTAAAGAATTGCGCATCGCCAATTACAATACTCCGGCTCAGTTCGTCATCAGCGGTGAAAAAGAAGCACTCGATGCTGCCGAGGCACTCGTCAAGGAAGCAAAAGGGCGCGCAATTCGATTGGCCGTATCCGGCGCATTCCACAGCCCGCTTATCCAGGAAGCAGCCGACGAATTCAGTACTTTTCTCGGCACACTCTCCTGGAGCGCTCCAGCTTTTCCGGTACATCACAACGCTACGGCTCTCCCGCAGCCCGACCCTGAACAAATCTTGACCACCATGCAAAGCCAGATGACCTCCAGCGTGCTCTGGATTCAAACCATGCAGGCCATGTGGGTAACGGGCATTCGGGAATTTGTTGAAGTTGGCCCCAAGGGAGTTCTCTTCAAAATGCTCAAGGCGAACCTCGGCTCCATGGAAGAAAAATGGTCTGGCCGGAACATCGGCAATCTGGAACAAGCCGAAGAACTGTAA
- the aroE gene encoding shikimate dehydrogenase, with product MFKSYGIIGWPLGHTMSPTLHNWGFGELDVEASYAAWPVSPDDLSSFMGQIRTRPISGLSVTIPHKQTVMDHLDAISDRAAQVGAVNTLYWNDATLCGENTDVIGFIAPLRSLKQHPDSALVLGAGGAARAAIVGLKELGVQHIGVTNRTYDKTKKLAEEFKIKCIEWDTRTTTAWELVCNTTPLGMSGDLERLSPWPVDAFTPNMVAYDIVYNPLETRFLREANIAGCNTISGLEMFLHQGLAQFRLWTGLDMDETGARALLLNALKS from the coding sequence ATGTTCAAAAGCTACGGAATAATAGGCTGGCCGCTGGGGCACACCATGAGCCCAACCCTGCACAATTGGGGGTTTGGCGAACTCGACGTGGAGGCCAGCTATGCGGCATGGCCGGTCTCGCCGGACGACTTGTCTTCATTCATGGGGCAAATTCGCACCCGGCCTATTTCCGGTCTCAGCGTGACCATTCCGCACAAACAAACAGTCATGGACCATCTGGACGCAATCTCCGACCGTGCGGCACAGGTCGGCGCAGTCAATACTCTCTATTGGAACGATGCTACTCTGTGTGGTGAAAACACTGATGTCATCGGTTTTATCGCCCCCCTTCGCTCATTGAAGCAACACCCTGACTCGGCCCTTGTGCTGGGTGCAGGCGGTGCGGCACGGGCCGCCATTGTCGGGCTGAAAGAATTGGGCGTACAACACATCGGCGTAACCAACAGGACATACGACAAAACTAAAAAGCTGGCCGAAGAATTCAAAATCAAATGCATTGAGTGGGATACACGCACCACCACCGCATGGGAATTGGTTTGCAACACGACTCCGCTGGGCATGTCTGGTGATCTCGAAAGGCTTTCACCGTGGCCTGTGGACGCTTTCACCCCGAACATGGTGGCCTATGACATTGTCTACAACCCGCTTGAAACCCGTTTTTTGCGGGAAGCCAACATAGCTGGTTGCAACACTATTTCTGGATTGGAAATGTTTCTACACCAAGGGCTGGCGCAATTTCGACTCTGGACCGGACTGGATATGGACGAAACCGGGGCAAGGGCATTGTTGCTCAATGCCTTGAAGAGTTGA
- a CDS encoding peptidylprolyl isomerase — translation MNIARNILLSVVTSCMLLAAMAIFPSNAQAGPNPVVVMETSAGRIIVMLYPKDAPKTVANFLKYVDSGFYDKTVFHRVIRQRKPPAGSDDSSMNIVQGGGYTYQLKRKTTLPPIANEAATGLLNKKGTIAMARSDKPLSTTSEFFFNVEDNPILDYKQTAEQIGTGTYSGSTTMGYCAFGKVIRGMDVVNKILESQTARSGRMSDVPVKLTVINKVYQPQ, via the coding sequence ATGAATATCGCACGAAACATCCTTTTATCAGTGGTGACGTCCTGCATGCTCCTTGCAGCGATGGCTATCTTTCCATCCAACGCACAAGCCGGCCCCAACCCTGTCGTGGTCATGGAGACATCCGCAGGACGTATCATCGTGATGCTCTACCCCAAAGATGCACCCAAAACAGTTGCCAACTTTCTCAAATACGTTGATTCAGGATTTTACGATAAAACGGTCTTTCATCGGGTCATTCGCCAACGTAAGCCCCCGGCAGGCTCAGACGACTCTTCCATGAATATTGTTCAGGGCGGAGGGTATACATATCAGCTCAAAAGAAAGACCACACTGCCCCCTATTGCCAACGAAGCCGCCACAGGGTTGTTAAACAAGAAAGGCACGATCGCCATGGCACGATCAGACAAACCGCTTTCTACAACCTCTGAGTTCTTCTTCAACGTGGAAGACAACCCTATTCTCGACTACAAGCAGACCGCTGAACAAATCGGCACAGGCACTTACTCGGGAAGTACCACCATGGGGTACTGTGCCTTCGGTAAAGTCATCAGAGGTATGGATGTCGTCAACAAGATCCTCGAATCACAGACAGCCCGTTCCGGCAGAATGAGTGACGTACCGGTCAAATTGACCGTCATCAATAAGGTATACCAGCCTCAATAG
- a CDS encoding chemotaxis protein CheD — protein sequence MSTIIVGISDMRFSVDPEDMLVTYSLGSCIGVSAYDPKAHIGGLIHCLLPSPGEAPEGDRSNPFKFVTTGVPVMVRRLVEAGAKQSRLVFKGAGGANIRSQYHIPIGVENAEALRGVLTYNNARLAAEEFGGTIPRSMFLHMDTGRVVVRSKGIFRDLD from the coding sequence ATGAGTACCATTATTGTCGGCATATCAGACATGCGGTTTTCAGTTGACCCTGAGGACATGCTCGTCACCTATTCTCTGGGATCATGCATTGGGGTCTCTGCCTATGACCCTAAGGCACACATCGGCGGCCTGATTCATTGTCTGTTGCCGTCGCCGGGGGAGGCCCCGGAAGGAGACCGGAGCAATCCTTTCAAGTTTGTCACTACTGGCGTTCCTGTCATGGTTCGCCGTTTAGTTGAAGCAGGTGCCAAGCAGAGTCGCCTGGTATTCAAGGGAGCCGGCGGAGCCAATATTCGGAGTCAATATCATATTCCCATTGGTGTGGAAAATGCCGAAGCATTGCGAGGGGTACTCACTTATAATAATGCCCGACTGGCTGCTGAAGAATTTGGAGGAACCATACCTCGAAGTATGTTTCTTCATATGGATACAGGTCGAGTTGTTGTTCGTTCAAAAGGCATATTCCGCGATCTTGATTGA
- a CDS encoding metallophosphoesterase family protein has translation MHKDSIAVLADIHGNSLALEAVLAHARAHGINHFCNLGDTFYGPLDPAGTWAILKSEDMPAILGNQDRILIEGGPDWEKVPTFRRTLKSIGKKGLEWLKTLPVTFHPEPDILLCHGTPKDDMTYLLEDVTTGLPAMRDHAKLREHLMPEANGCSLVLAGHSHHAGLIMCDDITIVNPGSVGLPAYDDDTPPHIMASGSPHARYAILTRNRSGWKTEFMTVEYDWSSAAAMAKQNGRDDWAQWLTTGIA, from the coding sequence ATGCACAAAGACTCCATAGCCGTATTGGCAGATATCCATGGCAATAGCCTTGCACTCGAAGCAGTTCTTGCCCATGCCCGGGCACACGGCATAAATCATTTCTGCAATCTCGGAGACACTTTTTATGGCCCATTGGACCCGGCAGGCACATGGGCCATACTTAAAAGTGAGGACATGCCAGCCATCCTCGGCAATCAGGACAGAATCCTCATCGAGGGTGGCCCGGATTGGGAAAAGGTGCCTACTTTTCGACGCACATTGAAAAGTATCGGCAAAAAGGGGCTGGAATGGCTGAAAACACTTCCAGTAACATTCCATCCAGAACCCGACATTCTTCTTTGTCATGGAACGCCCAAAGACGACATGACGTATCTGTTGGAAGACGTGACCACCGGCCTGCCTGCCATGCGAGACCACGCAAAACTTCGTGAACATCTCATGCCCGAAGCGAACGGTTGTTCACTGGTTCTGGCCGGACATTCTCATCACGCGGGGCTGATCATGTGCGACGACATCACCATCGTCAACCCCGGCAGCGTAGGGCTTCCCGCCTATGACGACGACACTCCGCCGCACATAATGGCCAGCGGTTCACCCCATGCAAGATACGCAATTCTCACGCGAAACCGCTCTGGGTGGAAAACCGAATTCATGACGGTAGAATATGATTGGAGTAGTGCCGCAGCCATGGCAAAGCAGAACGGCAGAGACGATTGGGCCCAATGGCTTACTACCGGGATAGCCTAA
- a CDS encoding N-acetylmuramoyl-L-alanine amidase has protein sequence MKLHYAAKSHFLLLFTAFFFAVIFLCPNTGLTASAKSYFIVGHSDFHALTKNSKRAKYRSNWEKVEKSFSRCLKADPNGPYAPKALYYIGRVHEELGIQSGLKSDFRRAVDYFGRVLARYPRHGWADDCLYRRAGVYAKRLRETTNARLDLATIIVDYPRSDMKNKAKTALKRLGKYDWAIAKVSGGSASGNKSLNAVATKATTKKSTTKTKSTSIKPKDPSGMAHLDVVRYTSSNEYTRVVLELDDQAKYRYQVLQPNAAVNRPHRLYVDISNSRLGHDVTASTTVSDGILRSIRTGQYNKNTTRVVLDFLNLQEYKVFPLQNPYRIVIDVYAPDEKTLAARKAAAKAAPKKTTANSKYRPPYGSKKMAGDLLEQLGLTVKTIMIDPGHGGKDPGAVSNGLREKDINLRFAKLLGKKLKAKGFNITYTRTTDVFIALEKRTAMANVKKADLFLSIHCNANRSRSIHGMETYSLNLAKSKDAVRIAARENAVDPRSISDLQFILTDLMVNSKIKESRDLASDVQSSTIKRVRKKYSLKNMGTREAPFYVLMGAKMPSVLVELGYITNKTEAKRLKSDRYLDYLANGIVEGILAYKSKIERYASL, from the coding sequence ATGAAGCTGCATTACGCTGCGAAATCACATTTTTTGCTCTTATTCACGGCTTTCTTTTTTGCCGTCATTTTCCTGTGCCCAAACACAGGTCTCACCGCTTCAGCCAAATCCTACTTTATCGTTGGCCACTCTGATTTCCATGCGTTGACCAAAAACAGTAAACGAGCCAAATATCGCTCCAACTGGGAAAAAGTTGAGAAGTCCTTTTCCCGCTGTCTCAAGGCGGACCCCAATGGCCCATATGCGCCAAAAGCGTTATATTACATTGGCCGGGTTCACGAAGAACTTGGCATACAAAGCGGTTTGAAATCCGATTTTCGGCGGGCCGTAGACTATTTTGGTCGGGTACTTGCTCGTTATCCTCGCCACGGATGGGCTGATGATTGCCTGTACCGAAGGGCCGGAGTTTATGCCAAACGGCTCAGGGAAACCACTAATGCCCGGCTGGATCTGGCAACCATCATTGTTGATTATCCGCGTTCGGATATGAAAAATAAAGCCAAGACCGCCCTCAAAAGGCTGGGCAAATACGACTGGGCTATCGCGAAAGTTTCAGGGGGGTCGGCCTCCGGGAACAAATCACTGAATGCTGTTGCCACAAAAGCGACAACAAAAAAGTCCACAACCAAAACTAAATCGACAAGCATTAAACCGAAAGACCCTTCCGGCATGGCTCATCTGGACGTGGTCCGATATACCTCCAGTAACGAATACACCCGCGTGGTTCTTGAACTCGATGATCAAGCCAAATATCGCTATCAGGTACTCCAGCCCAATGCGGCAGTAAATCGGCCGCACAGACTTTACGTCGATATCAGCAATTCTCGCCTGGGCCATGATGTCACGGCGTCCACGACGGTTTCCGACGGCATTCTGCGTTCCATCCGTACAGGACAATACAACAAAAACACCACCCGCGTCGTTCTCGATTTCCTGAATCTTCAGGAATACAAAGTTTTTCCGCTTCAAAATCCGTATCGAATTGTCATTGATGTCTACGCACCCGATGAAAAAACTCTTGCCGCGCGTAAAGCGGCAGCCAAGGCTGCTCCCAAAAAGACCACGGCAAATTCCAAATACCGCCCGCCTTACGGAAGTAAAAAAATGGCCGGAGACCTTCTCGAACAGCTCGGCCTGACCGTCAAGACGATCATGATCGATCCAGGGCATGGCGGCAAGGACCCCGGAGCCGTTTCCAATGGTCTGCGCGAAAAGGATATAAATCTCCGCTTTGCAAAGCTTCTCGGTAAAAAACTCAAGGCAAAAGGTTTCAATATTACGTACACCCGGACCACGGACGTGTTTATTGCTCTGGAAAAGAGAACAGCCATGGCCAACGTCAAAAAAGCCGACCTATTCCTATCCATTCACTGCAACGCTAACCGAAGTCGCAGTATTCATGGAATGGAAACATACAGCTTGAACCTTGCTAAATCCAAAGACGCTGTCCGTATTGCAGCTCGTGAAAACGCAGTGGACCCGCGCTCAATATCCGACCTCCAATTCATTCTGACCGACTTGATGGTCAACTCCAAAATCAAAGAATCACGGGACCTTGCTTCGGATGTTCAGTCAAGCACAATCAAACGGGTTCGCAAAAAATACTCCCTCAAAAACATGGGCACCCGCGAGGCTCCTTTCTACGTGTTGATGGGGGCAAAAATGCCTTCCGTGCTGGTCGAATTGGGATACATCACCAACAAGACAGAAGCCAAGCGACTCAAGTCCGACAGGTATCTTGACTATCTCGCAAACGGCATTGTTGAAGGAATTTTGGCCTACAAAAGTAAAATCGAACGTTACGCTTCATTATAA